The sequence below is a genomic window from Candidatus Aminicenantes bacterium.
ACTTCCTGCCGCCTGTCAAGTCCCGCAAGAAGATCAAGGGAACGGGCGATGAATAAGGTGTTCTTCCCCCCGCGACCCGAAGCGCACCCAACGATCTATGCCTACGAGGACACAAACCCGCAATACGCCGGGCTGCTGAAGGTGGGCTATACGACCGTGGACACCAAAAGCCGGGTGGCGCAGCAGTATCCTACAAAGAAACCCGGCCCGCCGCCCTACCGCATCGTGCTGGAAGAGGCGGCGATGCGCAACGACGGGACCGTCTTCACGGACCGCGAGATCCACCGGATGCTGCGCATCAACGGCATCAAAAATCCGGAAGGTGAATGGTTCCGCTGCACGGTGGGTGATGTCAAAGCGGCGATTATCGCCGTGCGCACGGGCCAATTGAGTGAGGAGAACCGCTCGCTGGATTTCAGGATGCGGCCCGAACAGGAAGCGGCGGTGGAGAAGACGGCGGTCTACTTCCGGAGTTTCCGCAAGGAGAATCACGACAAGCCGCCGCATTTCCTGTGGAACGCCAAGATGCGTTTCGGCAAGACCTTCGCCGCGTATCAACTGGCAAAGAAGTTGAAGTGGCGCAAAGTGCTGGTGTTGACGTTCAAGCCGGCGGTGCAAAGCGCGTGGGAAGACGACCTGAAGCAGCACATCGATTTCGCGGGCTGGCAGTTCATCAAGCCCGGCGGTTTGACCTATGAAGAGGCCGACAAGCGGAAATCTTTCGTATGCTTCGGCTCGTTTCAGGATTACCTGGGCAAGAACAAGAGCACGGGTGGGATTAAGACCAAGAACGAATGGGTCCACGCGACCAATTGGGATTGCGTGATCTTCGACGAATACCACTACGGCGCATGGCGCGAGAACGCCAAGGAACTTTTCGAAGCTGAGGACAAGAAAGAGGCCGAGTTCGGCCAGGGTGAGGGGTTGCAGGACTTTGACGAAGAAATTATACCGATTACGACGGATCATTACCTGTATCTGTCGGGCACTCCGTTCCGCGCCATCGCCTCGGGAGAGTTCATCGAGGAACAGATATTCAACTGGACCTACTCGGACGAACAGCGGGCCAAGGCAGAGTGGCCGGAGCCGGACAATCCCTATACCTGCCTGCCGCGCATGGTGTTGATGACCTATCAACTGCCGGACGCGATCCGGGAGATCGCCATGCAGGGCGAGTTCGACGAATTTGACCTGAACGTGTTCTTCTCCGCCGAGGGCAGCGGCGGCAAGGCCCGATTCAAGTATGAAAACGAGGTGCAGAAGTGGCTTGACCTGATCCGGGGCTCGTTTCAGGCGGCGACGGTGGACAATCTGAAGCTGGGGGCGAAGAAGCCCCCCATGCCCTATTCCGATGCGCGGCTGTTGAATGTTTTATCGCACACCTTCTGGTTCCTGCCGAGCATCGCATCGTGTTATGCCATGCGCAACCTGCTGGCGAAGCGGCAGAACCGCTTCTATCACGATTACACGATCATTGTGGCGGCGGGGAGCGCTGCCGGGATCGGCGTTGCCGCATTGCCGCCAGTGTTGGATGCAATGGACGATCCGCTGGAATCGAAAACCATCACCTTGTCATGCGGCAAGTTGACGACAGGCGTAACGGTGAGGCCATGGACGGGGATATTCATGCTTCGCAATGCCTCCACCCCGGAGACCTACTTTCAGGCGGCGTTTCGCGTGCAATCGCCCTGGACGGTGCGGAACCCGGACGGTGCAAGTCCGAATGAAGAAGAGATCATCAAGAAGGAATGCTATGTCTTTGACTTCGCGCCCGATCGGGCCTTGCGCCAGATTGCCGATTACAGTTGCAGGTTGAACGTAGACGAGACCAACCCGGAGAAGAAGGTCGAGGAATTCATCAGTTTTCTGCCGGTGCTCGCCTATGACGGCAGTTCGATGAAGCAGATCGACGCCGCCGGGATTCTCGATATGGCGATGAGCGGAACCACCGCGACGCTATTGGCGCGGCGCTGGGAAAGCGCGCTGCTGGTGAATGTAGACAACGATACGTTGAAGCGGCTCATGGCGAATGAGGCCGCCATGAATGCGTTGATGAGCATTGAGGGCTTCCGCAATCTGAATCAGGACATCGAAACGATCATCAACAAGTCCGAGGCGGTGAAAAAGGCGCGCAAGGACAAGAACAACGAAGACCTGACGCCGCAGGAAAAGAAAGAACTGACGGAAGATGAAAAGGAATACAAGAGCAGGCGCAAGCAGATTCAGGAGAAGCTTATCAAGTTCGCCACCCGTGTTCCGATCTTCATGTACCTGACCGACTACCGCGAGCGGACACTGA
It includes:
- a CDS encoding restriction endonuclease; its protein translation is MNKVFFPPRPEAHPTIYAYEDTNPQYAGLLKVGYTTVDTKSRVAQQYPTKKPGPPPYRIVLEEAAMRNDGTVFTDREIHRMLRINGIKNPEGEWFRCTVGDVKAAIIAVRTGQLSEENRSLDFRMRPEQEAAVEKTAVYFRSFRKENHDKPPHFLWNAKMRFGKTFAAYQLAKKLKWRKVLVLTFKPAVQSAWEDDLKQHIDFAGWQFIKPGGLTYEEADKRKSFVCFGSFQDYLGKNKSTGGIKTKNEWVHATNWDCVIFDEYHYGAWRENAKELFEAEDKKEAEFGQGEGLQDFDEEIIPITTDHYLYLSGTPFRAIASGEFIEEQIFNWTYSDEQRAKAEWPEPDNPYTCLPRMVLMTYQLPDAIREIAMQGEFDEFDLNVFFSAEGSGGKARFKYENEVQKWLDLIRGSFQAATVDNLKLGAKKPPMPYSDARLLNVLSHTFWFLPSIASCYAMRNLLAKRQNRFYHDYTIIVAAGSAAGIGVAALPPVLDAMDDPLESKTITLSCGKLTTGVTVRPWTGIFMLRNASTPETYFQAAFRVQSPWTVRNPDGASPNEEEIIKKECYVFDFAPDRALRQIADYSCRLNVDETNPEKKVEEFISFLPVLAYDGSSMKQIDAAGILDMAMSGTTATLLARRWESALLVNVDNDTLKRLMANEAAMNALMSIEGFRNLNQDIETIINKSEAVKKARKDKNNEDLTPQEKKELTEDEKEYKSRRKQIQEKLIKFATRVPIFMYLTDYRERTLKDVITQLEPVLFKKVTGLTVKDFELLVSLGVFNSALMNDAVYKFKRYEDASLSYTGINKHDGEDIGLYDTVITRKDALKVFENMPAGAGYGR